Proteins encoded in a region of the Takifugu flavidus isolate HTHZ2018 chromosome 8, ASM371156v2, whole genome shotgun sequence genome:
- the LOC130530226 gene encoding zinc finger protein 345-like: MSSVECLRTFVMERLTVAAEEIFRVFQQKLDGYEEELDYQRRLVESVWRPHIKLHRTELLQQQPLWKEEKDNDQHQDSSCSLDQEDLKPPQIIEEQEETCCYQNRETLPVKQEMDTLMVTPIHEQNDNGELGLNPDQSQEKPEVNTTVQSPVLPDPDCDLQLLSYSPHISQSKDEENRTSEDSRWTTAEEPKQTMKQNHPKCQTGNVNIPAESAVDCDTGTGAKTSACNIGEQQGKVKADMTGHSTINLNDTPHVGLACGKGSRGHHSSSADNKSQTGARLFICESCGKGFKLSTLLKKHLRVHTCKTSHLCKTCGKTFGRNSTLKIHMRVHTGERPYVCKTCGKTFKHNYELKTHLRDHTGERPYVCKTCGKTFIDSSSLRRHMRIHTDERPFACKTCGKTFKRNHQLKAHLIVHTGERPYGCKTCGKTFNTNSNLKIHMRIHTGEKPYLCKTCGKTFAGASSLRRHVRIHTGERPYLCKTCEKTFINSNSLNDHMKVHTGERPFVCKTCGKTFKQNYQLKVHLRVHTGDRPYVCKTCGKTFKHNYELKVHMTIHNEYGLCVCKKCGKTFKGNIALNVHMRIHEDERPFVCKTCGKAFKKNSALNVHVRIHTGERPYGCKTCGETFKRSSALKYHTRVHTDESPHVCETCGEAFTQSCELVQHMSTHSSDIDAASSSQ, from the exons ATGTCttctgttgagtgtttgaggacgttcgtcatggagcgactgactgttgctgctgaagaaatattccgagtgtttcaacaaaagctcgACGGATATGAAGAAGAGCTCGATTATCAGCGCAGACTGGTGGAAAGTGTTTGGAGACCCCATATAAAGTTACACAGGACAG AGCTTTTACAGCAGCAACCTttgtggaaggaggaaaaagataATGACCAGCATCAGGATAGCAGCTGCAGTCTGGATCAGGAGGACTTGAAGCCTCCACAAATCAtagaggaacaggaggaaacctgctgTTATCAGAACAGAGAGACGCTGCCTGTGAAGCAAGAGATGGACACCTTAATGGTGACTCCCATACATGAGCAAAATGACAATGGTGAACTGGGCTTGAATCCTGATCAGAGCCAGGAAAAGCCTGAGGTGAACACAACAGTTCAAAGCCCTGTGCTACCAGATCCAGactgtgacctgcagctgctctcctacagtcctCATATATCTCagagcaaagatgaggaaaacaggacCAGCGAAGACTCCAGGTGGACCACAGCTGAAGAGCCAAAACAAACCATGAAGCAGAACCATCCTAAATGTCAGACTGGGAATGTAAACATCCCAGCAGAGTCAGCAGTGGACTGTGATACAGGCACGGGTGCTAAAACGTCTGCATGTAACATAGGTGAACAACAGGGAAAGGTCAAGGCAGACATGACAGGACACTCCACAATCAATCTTAATGACACCCCACACGTTGGCTTGGCATGTGGGAAAGGTTCCAGAGGGCATCACTCCTCATCGGCTGACAATAAAAGTCAGACAGGAGCCAGATTGTTTATCTGTGAATCATGTGGGAAAGGTTTCAAACTGTCAACCTTACTGAAGAAACACCTCAGAGTTCACACATGTAAGACATCAcatttgtgtaaaacatgtgggaaaacctttgGAAGAAATTCTACATTAAAAATCCACAtgagagttcacacaggtgagagaccatatgtgtgtaaaacttGTGGGAAGACCTTTAAACACAATTATGAATTAAAGACCCACTTAAGagatcacacaggtgagagaccatatgtgtgtaaaacatgtgggaaaacctttaTAGATAGTTCTTCATTAAGACGCCACATGAGAATTCACACAGATGAGAGACCATTTGCGTGTAAAACTTGTGGGAAGACCTTTAAACGAAATCATCAATTAAAGGCCCACTTAatagttcacacaggtgagagaccatatgggtgtaaaacatgtgggaaaaccttcaacacaaattccaatttaaaaatccacatgagaattcacacaggtgagaaaccatatttgtgtaaaacatgtgggaaaacctttgCAGGAGCTTCTTCATTAAGACGCCACGtgagaattcacacaggtgagagaccatatttGTGCAAAACATGTGAGAAAACCTTTATAAATAGTAATTCATTAAATGACCACATgaaagttcacacaggtgagagaccatttgtgtgtaaaacatgtgggaagacCTTTAAACAAAATTATCAATTAAAGGTCCACTTAAGAGTTCACACGGGTGATagaccatatgtgtgtaaaacatgtgggaagacCTTTAAACATAATTACGAATTAAAGGTCCACATGACAATTCACAATGAATATGGActatgtgtgtgtaaaaaatgTGGGAAGACCTTTAAAGGAAATATtgcattaaatgtccacatgaggATTCACGAAGATGAGAGACCATTTGTGTGCAAAACatgtggaaaagccttcaaaaAAAATTCTGCATTAAATGTCCACGTaagaattcacacaggtgagagaccatatgggtgtaaaacatgtggggaAACCTTCAAACGAAGTTCTGCATTAAAATATCACACTAGAGTTCACACAGATGAGAGTCCACATGTCTGTGAAACATGTGGGGAAGCCTTTACCCAGAGTTGTGAGTTAGTGCAACACATGAGCACCCACAGTTCAGATATTGatgcagcttcttcatctcaGTGA